One genomic segment of Cellulophaga sp. HaHaR_3_176 includes these proteins:
- the metK gene encoding methionine adenosyltransferase, with protein sequence MAYLFTSESVSEGHPDKVADQISDALLDNFLAFDPESKVACETLVTTGQVVLAGEVKSDTYLDVQQIARDVINKIGYTKGEYQFSGDSCGVISLIHEQSKDISQGVDRGSKEEQGAGDQGMMFGYATKETENYMPLALDISHKILQALADLRRENSEISYLRPDAKAQVTIEYDDNNVPQRIDTIVVSTQHDAFDANDEKMLAKIKTDIISILIPRVKAQLPEGIQVLFDDAITYHINPTGKFVIGGPHGDTGLTGRKIIVDTYGGKGAHGGGAFSGKDPSKVDRSAAYAARHAAKNLVAAGIADEILVQVSYAIGVVEPTSIYVDTYGTAKVNLNDGQIARKVAELFDMRPFAIEERLKLRNPIYLETAAYGHMGKEPITVTKTFESPYNGKVEKEVELFTWEKLDTIEAIKSAFNI encoded by the coding sequence ATGGCTTATTTATTTACATCAGAATCTGTTAGTGAAGGACACCCAGATAAAGTAGCAGACCAAATTAGTGATGCACTTTTAGATAATTTTTTAGCTTTTGATCCAGAAAGTAAAGTAGCATGCGAAACATTAGTGACTACAGGTCAGGTTGTTTTAGCGGGTGAAGTTAAGAGTGATACCTATTTAGACGTTCAGCAAATTGCTAGAGACGTTATCAATAAAATCGGATATACAAAAGGCGAATATCAATTTAGTGGAGACTCTTGTGGTGTTATTTCTTTAATACATGAGCAATCTAAAGATATTAGCCAAGGTGTAGATCGTGGTTCTAAAGAAGAGCAAGGAGCTGGTGATCAAGGTATGATGTTTGGTTATGCAACCAAAGAAACAGAGAACTACATGCCTTTGGCTTTAGATATTTCACACAAAATATTACAAGCATTAGCTGATTTAAGAAGAGAAAATTCAGAAATAAGTTATTTAAGGCCAGATGCAAAAGCACAAGTAACTATTGAGTATGATGATAACAATGTTCCGCAGCGTATTGATACGATTGTAGTTTCTACACAGCATGATGCTTTTGATGCTAACGATGAAAAAATGTTAGCTAAGATAAAAACAGATATAATTTCAATTTTAATACCGAGAGTTAAAGCACAATTACCAGAAGGTATTCAGGTTTTGTTTGATGATGCTATTACGTACCATATAAACCCAACAGGTAAGTTTGTAATTGGTGGCCCTCATGGCGATACAGGTTTAACTGGTCGTAAGATTATTGTTGATACTTACGGTGGCAAAGGTGCACATGGTGGTGGAGCATTTAGTGGTAAAGATCCAAGTAAAGTAGATAGAAGTGCAGCTTACGCAGCCCGACATGCAGCTAAAAATTTAGTGGCAGCTGGTATAGCAGATGAAATATTAGTACAGGTAAGTTATGCAATTGGCGTAGTAGAACCAACATCTATTTATGTAGATACTTATGGCACTGCAAAAGTAAATTTGAATGATGGTCAGATTGCAAGAAAAGTGGCTGAATTATTTGATATGCGTCCGTTTGCTATAGAAGAACGTTTAAAATTACGTAATCCTATTTATTTAGAAACAGCAGCTTACGGCCATATGGGTAAAGAGCCTATTACAGTAACTAAAACTTTCGAATCTCCTTACAACGGTAAAGTAGAAAAAGAAGTTGAGTTGTTTACATGGGAAAAATTAGATACAATTGAGGCTATAAAATCAGCATTCAACATATAA
- a CDS encoding O-acetylhomoserine aminocarboxypropyltransferase/cysteine synthase family protein: protein MSDHKLATNALHAGHDTTQTAGTRAVPIYQTSSYVFRDTDHAAKLFSLGELGFIYTRLNNPTNEILQNRLAAVEGGVGAVVFASGTSAIATGLLTLLKAGDHIVASSSLYGGTFNLLNVTLPRLGITTTFVDASNPEDFGKAVQDNTRAFFVESLGNPKLDVLDLKAISKEAKAAEVPFIVDNTVASPVLLNPIEHGANLVIHSLTKYIGGQGTSLGGAIIDAGTFDWTNGKFPEFTEPSAGYHGLVYSEALGAAAFTFKLILEGLRDFGGALSPFNAFQIIQGLETLPVRIKQHSANALELATWLESREEVAWVNYPGLKSSKYYDLAKEYLPKGQSGLVTFGIKGGFEAAQKVTDAAKIFSLLANIGDTKSLIIHPASTTHQQLTAEQQDAAGVPQDLVRLSVGLEDIEDLKADLTQAFASL from the coding sequence ATGAGTGATCACAAATTAGCAACAAACGCATTACATGCAGGACATGACACAACACAAACTGCAGGTACAAGAGCAGTTCCAATCTACCAAACATCATCATATGTTTTTAGAGACACGGACCATGCCGCAAAATTATTCTCTTTAGGAGAGTTAGGGTTTATTTACACACGTTTAAATAACCCAACAAACGAAATTTTACAAAATAGATTAGCTGCTGTTGAGGGTGGTGTAGGTGCGGTAGTTTTTGCATCTGGTACTTCAGCAATAGCTACAGGTTTGCTAACGCTTTTAAAAGCAGGAGATCATATTGTTGCTTCAAGTAGTTTGTATGGTGGTACTTTTAATTTATTGAATGTTACTTTACCAAGATTAGGAATTACAACAACCTTTGTTGATGCATCAAACCCCGAAGATTTTGGTAAAGCAGTACAAGATAATACAAGAGCCTTTTTTGTAGAATCTCTTGGAAATCCAAAATTAGATGTGTTAGATTTAAAAGCGATTTCAAAAGAAGCTAAAGCAGCAGAAGTTCCTTTTATTGTTGATAATACAGTAGCATCACCTGTTTTATTAAATCCAATTGAGCATGGAGCAAATTTAGTTATTCATTCACTTACAAAATATATTGGTGGTCAAGGAACTTCACTTGGTGGGGCAATAATTGATGCAGGTACTTTTGATTGGACAAATGGTAAATTCCCTGAGTTTACAGAACCTTCAGCGGGTTACCATGGTTTAGTATATAGCGAAGCGTTGGGTGCTGCAGCATTTACATTTAAATTGATTTTAGAAGGTTTACGTGATTTTGGTGGTGCTTTAAGTCCATTTAATGCATTTCAAATTATTCAAGGTTTAGAAACTCTGCCTGTTCGTATAAAGCAACATAGTGCCAATGCTTTAGAATTAGCGACTTGGTTAGAGAGTAGAGAAGAAGTAGCTTGGGTAAATTATCCAGGTTTAAAAAGTAGTAAATATTACGATTTAGCAAAAGAATACTTGCCAAAAGGTCAAAGTGGTTTAGTTACTTTCGGAATAAAAGGTGGTTTTGAAGCTGCTCAAAAAGTAACAGATGCAGCCAAAATATTCTCATTGCTAGCTAATATTGGCGATACAAAATCTTTAATTATTCACCCAGCAAGTACAACACATCAACAATTAACAGCTGAACAACAAGATGCTGCAGGTGTACCACAAGACTTAGTTCGTTTGTCTGTTGGTTTAGAAGATATTGAAGATTTAAAAGCAGATTTGACTCAGGCTTTTGCATCACTTTAA
- the thrA gene encoding bifunctional aspartate kinase/homoserine dehydrogenase I, with protein sequence MLHHLKINNYTNYGGVSQDIQLSYQVFGPELHTAPIVLVNHALTGSSDVAGENGWWSALIGDGKCIDTQKYTILSFNVPGNGHDGFILEDYKDFVAQDIAKIFLLGLEKLKIEKLFALIGGSMGGGIAWEMVALTPNLTEHLIPVASDWKSTDWLIANCQIQEQFLLNSSQPVHDARMHAMLCYRTPESFKERFKRSTNEELQVFNVESWLTHHGTKLQERFQLSAYKLMNQLLKTIDITRNNKDAFTVIEKSATNIHIIGVDSDLFFTAKENKDTYKQIAQVNSNVTYGEIRSLHGHDAFLIEFQQMEQLLKGIFDQNGKSQRIKILKFGGKSLANGDGLNRVLDIITAKVKKGENIGVVLSARGKATDQLENILKKASKRKDYLKDFESFKDYQNADFNIDLSKEFKELEKLFEGVSLLGDYSSKVKDQVLAYGELISGKVTAKLLNDKGIKARFIDSRNLIKTDGNFGDAQVKEAISKENVLLEISRLDTDCVPVITGFIASNADNETTTLGRNGSNYSAALIANFLDAAELQNYTHVDGIYTANPDYVADAKKIAELSYGEANELANFGATILHAKTIIPLIEKNIPLRILNTFNDDNEGTLISAKTNKEGIKSLSVIENVALVNFEGRGLLGKVGVDARVFKALSINNISVNIISQGSSERGLGFVVDADKAEKAKEVLIEEFSSDFETKDVNMITVTTDVSVISIVGQDLSSFHKPFNELIKNQISPLLFNNTVTGKNVSLVVRRKDLYKALNVMHGQVFGISKKVNIALFGHGNVGGTLIDQILKSAKNIEERKGIQLNVFAVANSRKVLLSKKGITDNWKSDLEANGESFSLDTIFDFAKEHHLENLIAVDNTASKTFVESYILMIENGFDLVSSNKIANTLSFNFYQNLRNQLDKSQKQYLYETNVGAGLPLIDTIKLLHLSGENITRIKGVFSGSLSYIFNTFSEVDRPFSSILKEAISQGYTEPDAREDLSGNDVGRKLLILARELDLSNEFADISIQNLIPNALQNVEVGEFNRQLESLDSVFEKIKKEQKPNHVLRYVGDLSGDLQKEKGNLEVKLVSVPKESALGQVKGSDSIIEIYTESYGENPLVIQGAGAGAAVTARGVFGDILRIIEKN encoded by the coding sequence ATGTTACATCATTTAAAAATAAATAACTATACCAATTACGGCGGTGTATCTCAAGACATTCAATTGTCTTACCAAGTATTTGGGCCAGAGTTGCACACAGCACCAATAGTGTTGGTAAATCATGCACTTACAGGAAGTTCGGATGTTGCTGGTGAAAACGGTTGGTGGTCTGCATTAATTGGAGATGGAAAATGTATAGATACTCAAAAGTATACGATTCTATCATTTAATGTACCTGGTAATGGACATGACGGGTTTATTTTGGAAGATTATAAAGATTTTGTAGCTCAAGATATAGCGAAGATTTTTTTATTAGGACTTGAAAAACTTAAAATAGAAAAGCTTTTTGCATTAATTGGTGGCTCAATGGGTGGTGGTATAGCTTGGGAAATGGTAGCATTAACACCAAACTTAACCGAGCATTTAATACCTGTAGCATCAGATTGGAAATCTACAGATTGGTTGATCGCTAATTGCCAGATTCAAGAGCAGTTTTTATTAAACTCTAGTCAGCCAGTACATGATGCGCGTATGCATGCAATGTTATGCTATCGTACACCAGAATCTTTTAAAGAGCGATTTAAGCGTAGTACAAATGAAGAATTACAGGTTTTCAATGTAGAAAGTTGGTTGACGCATCATGGTACTAAACTGCAAGAGCGTTTTCAGTTATCAGCATATAAACTGATGAATCAATTATTAAAAACAATTGATATTACACGTAATAATAAAGATGCTTTTACGGTAATAGAAAAGAGTGCAACCAATATTCATATTATAGGTGTAGACTCCGATTTGTTTTTTACAGCAAAAGAAAACAAAGACACCTACAAGCAAATAGCACAAGTAAATAGTAATGTTACATACGGTGAAATTAGATCACTACATGGTCATGATGCTTTTTTAATTGAGTTTCAGCAAATGGAACAATTGCTAAAAGGAATTTTTGATCAGAATGGAAAAAGTCAGCGTATAAAAATATTAAAATTTGGAGGTAAATCTTTAGCAAATGGTGATGGTCTTAATCGTGTTTTAGATATCATTACTGCTAAAGTTAAAAAAGGAGAAAATATTGGAGTCGTTCTTTCTGCCAGAGGTAAAGCAACGGATCAATTAGAAAATATACTTAAAAAAGCATCTAAACGTAAAGATTATTTAAAAGATTTTGAGTCATTTAAAGACTATCAAAATGCAGATTTTAATATTGATTTGTCTAAAGAATTTAAAGAATTAGAAAAATTATTTGAAGGAGTTTCTCTTTTAGGTGATTATAGTTCGAAAGTTAAAGATCAGGTTTTAGCTTATGGAGAGTTAATTTCAGGAAAAGTAACGGCTAAATTATTAAATGATAAAGGCATTAAAGCTAGATTTATAGACTCTAGAAACTTAATAAAAACAGATGGTAATTTTGGTGATGCTCAGGTAAAAGAAGCAATATCTAAAGAAAACGTATTATTAGAAATTTCACGATTAGATACGGATTGTGTGCCAGTCATTACTGGTTTTATAGCCTCAAACGCAGATAATGAAACAACCACATTAGGTAGGAATGGTAGTAATTATTCAGCAGCATTAATTGCCAATTTTTTAGATGCAGCTGAATTGCAAAACTACACTCACGTTGATGGTATTTATACTGCTAACCCCGATTATGTTGCAGATGCAAAAAAAATAGCAGAATTATCATACGGAGAAGCAAATGAGCTAGCCAATTTTGGAGCTACGATATTACATGCAAAAACAATTATTCCATTAATTGAGAAAAATATCCCGCTTAGAATATTAAACACTTTTAATGATGATAATGAAGGTACTTTAATTAGTGCAAAAACAAATAAAGAAGGAATTAAATCTTTGTCAGTAATAGAAAACGTTGCCTTGGTAAACTTTGAAGGTCGTGGTTTATTAGGTAAGGTTGGTGTTGATGCTCGAGTATTTAAAGCACTTAGTATAAATAATATTAGTGTGAATATAATTTCTCAGGGTTCATCAGAAAGAGGTCTTGGTTTTGTAGTTGATGCAGATAAAGCAGAAAAAGCAAAAGAAGTTTTAATTGAAGAATTTAGTTCAGATTTTGAAACTAAAGATGTGAATATGATTACGGTAACAACCGATGTTTCTGTAATATCTATAGTAGGTCAAGATTTAAGTTCATTTCACAAGCCTTTCAATGAATTGATTAAAAATCAAATTAGCCCATTGCTTTTTAACAATACGGTTACAGGTAAAAACGTGAGTTTAGTTGTTAGGCGTAAAGATTTGTATAAGGCTTTAAATGTCATGCATGGGCAAGTTTTCGGAATTAGTAAAAAAGTAAACATAGCCCTTTTCGGTCATGGGAATGTTGGTGGCACTCTAATAGATCAGATTTTAAAATCTGCAAAAAATATTGAAGAGCGTAAAGGTATTCAGTTAAATGTTTTTGCAGTTGCCAATTCTAGAAAAGTGCTACTAAGTAAAAAAGGAATTACAGATAATTGGAAATCAGATTTAGAGGCAAACGGAGAATCTTTTTCTTTAGATACTATTTTTGATTTTGCAAAAGAACATCATTTAGAAAATTTAATAGCTGTTGATAATACGGCTAGTAAAACATTTGTGGAATCATATATTCTAATGATTGAAAATGGTTTTGATTTGGTGTCGTCTAATAAAATAGCAAACACATTAAGTTTTAATTTTTATCAAAATTTGAGAAATCAATTAGATAAAAGTCAGAAGCAATATTTGTACGAAACCAATGTAGGCGCAGGATTACCTTTAATAGATACTATTAAATTGTTGCATTTGTCAGGTGAGAACATTACAAGAATTAAAGGTGTTTTTTCTGGTTCATTAAGTTATATATTCAATACATTTTCAGAAGTAGATAGGCCTTTTTCATCTATTTTAAAAGAAGCAATAAGCCAAGGATATACAGAGCCTGACGCTCGTGAAGATTTATCGGGGAATGATGTTGGTCGCAAATTATTAATTTTAGCTAGAGAGTTAGATTTAAGTAATGAATTTGCAGATATTAGTATTCAAAATTTAATACCTAATGCCTTGCAAAATGTTGAGGTAGGTGAATTTAATAGGCAATTAGAATCATTAGATTCAGTTTTTGAGAAGATTAAAAAAGAACAAAAACCGAATCATGTATTACGTTATGTAGGTGATTTGTCAGGAGATTTACAAAAAGAAAAAGGTAATTTAGAGGTGAAATTAGTATCTGTACCTAAAGAAAGTGCTTTAGGCCAAGTAAAAGGTTCTGATTCAATTATTGAAATATATACAGAATCTTACGGAGAAAACCCATTAGTAATTCAAGGTGCTGGGGCAGGAGCAGCAGTTACTGCACGTGGTGTTTTTGGAGATATATTAAGAATTATAGAGAAAAATTAG
- a CDS encoding PLP-dependent aspartate aminotransferase family protein — MESKNKFETEAIRTQTERSQFLEHSTPMYVTSSFVFDDAEDMRASFSEEKDRNIYSRYSNPNTNEFIEKVCKMEGAEAGFAFASGMAAVFSTFAALLDSGDHVISSRNIFGSTHSLFTNFLPKWNITSDYFEIDDLDGIEKLIKPTTKFIYAESPTNPGVDVLDLEALGKIAKKHNLLLIIDNCFATPYLQQPIKFGADLVIHSGTKLMDGQGRVLAGITVGSAELMDKVYRFSRITGPALSPFNAWVISKSLETLAVRVDRHCDNALKLAEFLENHPKISWVKYPFLKSHPMYEVAKKQMKAGGSIVAFEVKGGLEAGRKFFDAIKLLSLSANLGDSRSIVTHPASTTHSKLSVTEREAVNITDGTVRVSVGLEHIDDIITDIKQALG, encoded by the coding sequence ATGGAGAGTAAAAACAAATTCGAAACAGAAGCAATAAGAACGCAAACAGAGCGCTCGCAATTTTTAGAGCATTCTACGCCAATGTATGTAACATCAAGTTTTGTATTTGATGATGCTGAAGATATGCGTGCTTCTTTTAGCGAAGAAAAAGATCGAAATATTTATTCTCGATACTCAAACCCGAATACAAATGAGTTTATTGAAAAGGTTTGTAAAATGGAAGGAGCAGAGGCTGGTTTTGCTTTTGCTTCTGGTATGGCAGCAGTTTTTTCAACTTTTGCAGCACTTTTAGATAGTGGAGATCATGTAATTTCATCTCGTAATATTTTTGGTTCTACACATAGTTTATTTACAAATTTTTTACCGAAATGGAATATCACATCTGATTATTTTGAAATAGATGATTTAGACGGTATTGAAAAGTTGATTAAACCAACTACTAAATTTATTTATGCAGAATCGCCAACAAACCCTGGCGTTGATGTTTTAGATTTAGAGGCTTTAGGTAAAATTGCAAAAAAGCATAATTTACTTTTAATTATAGATAATTGCTTTGCAACACCTTATTTGCAACAACCAATTAAGTTTGGAGCCGATTTGGTGATTCATTCAGGAACAAAACTGATGGATGGGCAAGGTCGTGTGTTAGCAGGTATTACGGTTGGTAGTGCGGAATTAATGGATAAAGTATACCGATTTTCTCGTATTACAGGTCCAGCTTTATCACCGTTTAATGCATGGGTTATTTCAAAAAGTTTAGAGACACTGGCAGTCCGCGTAGATCGTCATTGCGATAATGCTTTAAAGCTAGCTGAGTTTTTAGAAAATCATCCAAAAATAAGTTGGGTAAAGTATCCTTTTTTAAAGTCGCACCCAATGTATGAAGTTGCTAAAAAGCAAATGAAAGCAGGTGGTAGTATTGTTGCTTTTGAGGTAAAAGGAGGTTTAGAAGCTGGTAGAAAGTTTTTTGATGCTATTAAATTACTTTCTTTGTCTGCTAATTTAGGAGATTCAAGAAGTATCGTAACACACCCTGCATCAACTACACATAGTAAGTTGTCTGTAACAGAAAGAGAAGCTGTGAATATTACTGATGGAACAGTAAGAGTATCTGTCGGTTTAGAACATATAGATGATATTATTACAGATATAAAACAAGCCTTAGGGTAA
- a CDS encoding Rrf2 family transcriptional regulator — protein sequence MLSKKTKYGLKALTFLASQKDKKPVQIAEIANKENISQKFLETILLSLRKTGFLGSKKGKGGGYYIIKDPSEIKMTDVMRVLEGPISMVPCVSLNFYEKCDDCPDETTCGVHKLMLQVRDSNLEVYRNTMLSDLIPS from the coding sequence ATGCTTTCAAAGAAAACAAAATACGGGTTAAAGGCGCTTACTTTTTTGGCTAGCCAAAAAGATAAAAAGCCTGTTCAGATTGCTGAAATCGCAAATAAGGAGAATATCTCACAAAAGTTTTTAGAAACTATTTTGTTGTCTTTACGTAAAACAGGGTTTTTAGGAAGTAAAAAAGGAAAAGGTGGAGGATACTATATAATTAAAGATCCATCTGAAATAAAAATGACAGACGTAATGCGAGTACTAGAAGGGCCTATTTCTATGGTGCCTTGTGTGAGTCTTAATTTTTATGAAAAATGTGACGACTGCCCAGATGAAACCACTTGTGGTGTACATAAATTAATGTTGCAAGTACGTGATAGTAATTTAGAAGTGTACAGAAATACAATGTTGTCAGACCTTATTCCTTCATAA
- a CDS encoding DUF2061 domain-containing protein, translating into MITEQLILDKQNTKATYKEDSKSEDPKRSIVKSISWRIIGTIDTIIISWLVTGTLKLAFSIGVVELFTKMLLYFFHERLWAKIKWGK; encoded by the coding sequence ATGATTACAGAGCAATTGATTTTAGACAAACAAAATACGAAAGCAACTTATAAGGAAGACAGTAAATCTGAAGATCCTAAAAGGAGTATTGTAAAATCTATTAGTTGGAGAATTATAGGAACTATTGATACTATAATTATCTCTTGGTTGGTTACAGGAACTTTAAAATTAGCTTTTTCAATTGGTGTGGTAGAGCTTTTTACAAAAATGTTGTTGTATTTTTTCCATGAGAGATTATGGGCTAAAATTAAATGGGGTAAATAA
- a CDS encoding phosphoadenosine phosphosulfate reductase family protein, with translation MAFTEENIQEWNKRFATATPSEIIAWALEQTPNAVVTTNFRPYEVNILHAVTAVNKDIKVIWCDTGYNTPNTYKHAEELIEKLGLNIHLYVPKQTSSHRDAVMGIPGIDDANHAIFTEQVKLEPFGRAMAEHKPSVWFTNLRKGQTALRNSLDIFSVSKDGVLKVSPFYHWEDAQLDAYLEEYKLPNEHKYFDPTKVLENRECGLHT, from the coding sequence ATGGCTTTTACAGAAGAAAACATACAAGAATGGAACAAAAGGTTTGCTACGGCAACACCTTCTGAAATTATAGCGTGGGCATTAGAGCAAACACCTAATGCCGTTGTAACTACTAATTTTAGACCATACGAAGTAAATATTTTACATGCAGTAACTGCAGTAAATAAAGATATTAAGGTTATATGGTGTGATACTGGTTATAATACACCAAATACATATAAACATGCCGAGGAGCTGATTGAAAAATTAGGTTTAAATATTCATTTATATGTGCCTAAGCAAACATCTTCTCATAGAGATGCCGTTATGGGAATACCGGGTATTGATGATGCAAATCATGCCATTTTTACAGAGCAAGTAAAACTAGAGCCTTTTGGTAGAGCAATGGCAGAGCATAAGCCGAGTGTTTGGTTTACAAATTTAAGAAAAGGGCAAACAGCTTTACGTAACTCTTTAGATATTTTTAGTGTTAGCAAAGATGGTGTTTTAAAGGTGAGTCCTTTTTACCATTGGGAAGATGCGCAATTAGATGCATATTTAGAAGAGTATAAGTTACCGAACGAGCATAAATATTTTGACCCAACTAAGGTTTTAGAAAACCGTGAATGTGGGTTACATACATAA
- the cysD gene encoding sulfate adenylyltransferase subunit CysD, translating into MKDTSHINPLENEAIYIIREVAAQFEKPVLLFSGGKDSITLVRLAQKAFWPAKIPFPLMHIDTGHNFPETIEFRDRLVKELGLELIVRNVQDSIDQGKVKEESGRYSSRNSLQTTTLLDAIEEFKFDACIGGARRDEEKARAKERIFSVRDDFGQWDEKSQRPELFDMLNGQIELGQNVRCFPISNWTELDVWSYIQKEEIEIPSIYFAHKRKTFVRDGMIWSAEDGIVFRDEDEVVQERLVRFRTVGDMSCTAAVLSDAVSIDKVVSEIRDSSISERGARIDDKRSEAAMEKRKQQGYF; encoded by the coding sequence ATGAAAGATACATCGCATATAAATCCATTAGAGAACGAAGCAATTTATATTATTAGAGAAGTGGCTGCTCAATTTGAAAAGCCAGTTTTGTTATTTTCTGGAGGTAAAGATTCTATTACATTAGTTCGCTTGGCTCAAAAAGCATTTTGGCCAGCAAAAATTCCTTTTCCTTTAATGCATATTGATACAGGACATAATTTTCCTGAAACTATTGAATTTAGAGACAGATTGGTAAAAGAACTTGGTTTAGAGCTTATTGTTCGTAATGTTCAAGATTCTATAGATCAAGGTAAAGTTAAGGAAGAGTCTGGAAGATATTCTAGTAGAAATTCTTTGCAAACTACAACGTTATTAGATGCTATTGAAGAGTTTAAATTTGATGCTTGTATCGGTGGTGCACGTAGAGATGAAGAAAAGGCAAGAGCAAAAGAACGTATTTTTTCTGTTCGTGACGATTTTGGTCAGTGGGATGAAAAAAGCCAGCGCCCTGAGTTGTTCGATATGTTAAATGGACAAATAGAATTAGGTCAAAATGTTCGTTGTTTCCCTATTTCTAACTGGACGGAATTAGATGTTTGGTCTTACATTCAAAAAGAAGAAATTGAAATTCCTTCTATATACTTTGCACACAAGCGTAAAACTTTCGTAAGAGACGGAATGATATGGTCTGCTGAAGATGGTATTGTTTTTCGTGATGAAGATGAAGTTGTTCAAGAGCGTTTAGTACGTTTTCGTACTGTAGGCGATATGTCTTGTACAGCAGCAGTGCTTTCTGATGCAGTTAGTATTGATAAAGTGGTAAGTGAAATTAGAGATTCGAGTATTTCTGAGCGTGGAGCGCGTATTGATGATAAGCGCTCTGAAGCAGCGATGGAAAAAAGAAAACAACAAGGATACTTTTAG
- a CDS encoding sulfate adenylyltransferase subunit 1, with protein sequence MEVLKIATAGSVDDGKSTLIGRILYDTKSLTSDKLEAIEKTSKQKGYDYLDFSLATDGLVAEREQGITIDVAHIYFSTAKKSYIIADTPGHVEYTRNMVTGASTSQAAIILIDARKGVIEQTNRHFFINNLLRVKDVIVAINKMDLVDFSEERYNEIKADFSELMAKRDYQDQNITFIPVSALKGDNVVNKSEKTPWYSGQTLLEHLENLDSKDIFNAGTPRFPVQYVIRPKTDDFHDFRGFAGKVYGGELSVGDEVVALPSQTKSKIKEIYAYDKKYQTASRRSSVTITLEDEINVSRGDMIVRADDLPKIDKQFTANISWMDSEKLEAGNKYVVQHGVNKVLAKVASINHKINPDYSGIDKDVTSLGMNDIAEVTFKLNKPIFFDAFKKHRTNGSFILIDTKTNSTVGAGFIQ encoded by the coding sequence ATGGAAGTACTAAAAATAGCAACAGCAGGTAGTGTAGATGATGGTAAGAGTACCTTAATTGGTAGAATACTGTATGATACAAAATCTTTAACTAGCGATAAGTTAGAAGCTATCGAAAAAACAAGTAAGCAAAAAGGATATGATTATTTAGATTTTTCTTTGGCTACAGATGGTTTAGTGGCTGAGCGTGAGCAAGGTATTACAATTGATGTTGCGCATATTTACTTTTCAACGGCAAAGAAAAGTTATATAATAGCAGATACTCCTGGTCATGTTGAGTATACACGTAACATGGTTACAGGTGCTTCAACATCGCAAGCAGCAATCATATTAATTGATGCTCGTAAAGGTGTAATCGAACAAACAAATCGTCACTTTTTTATCAATAACTTACTTCGTGTAAAAGATGTTATTGTAGCTATTAATAAAATGGATTTGGTTGATTTTTCTGAAGAAAGATACAACGAAATTAAGGCAGACTTCTCTGAATTAATGGCGAAAAGAGATTATCAAGATCAGAATATTACATTTATTCCTGTTAGTGCTTTAAAAGGTGATAACGTTGTAAATAAGTCCGAAAAAACACCTTGGTACTCAGGTCAAACTTTACTAGAACATTTAGAGAATTTAGATAGTAAAGATATTTTCAATGCAGGTACTCCTAGGTTCCCAGTTCAGTATGTAATTCGTCCAAAAACAGACGATTTTCATGATTTCAGAGGTTTTGCAGGTAAGGTATACGGTGGTGAGTTAAGTGTTGGCGATGAGGTTGTTGCTTTACCATCACAAACAAAATCTAAAATAAAAGAAATTTACGCTTACGATAAGAAATATCAAACTGCTTCAAGACGCTCTTCCGTAACCATCACTTTAGAAGACGAAATTAACGTGAGTAGAGGTGATATGATTGTTAGAGCTGATGATCTTCCAAAAATTGATAAGCAGTTTACTGCAAATATATCTTGGATGGATTCTGAAAAATTAGAAGCAGGTAACAAGTATGTTGTACAACATGGTGTTAATAAAGTTTTAGCTAAAGTAGCATCTATCAACCATAAAATTAATCCTGATTATTCAGGTATTGATAAAGATGTAACATCTTTAGGAATGAATGATATTGCTGAGGTAACATTTAAATTAAATAAGCCAATTTTCTTCGATGCTTTCAAAAAGCACCGTACTAATGGGTCTTTTATCTTAATTGATACTAAAACAAATAGTACTGTAGGAGCTGGTTTTATACAGTAA